A region of Triplophysa dalaica isolate WHDGS20190420 chromosome 20, ASM1584641v1, whole genome shotgun sequence DNA encodes the following proteins:
- the dnmt3bb.1 gene encoding DNA (cytosine-5)-methyltransferase 3B isoform X2 yields the protein MTGQRIKKAEKIVMPTNKYTSAIMAESDKMTATAAVNGDAAVGEGVSQNDSGLEMTSENSPLTAAEPPSPFSPKLNGGAASPAEESVNSMRRKRSRKRSETEEDSAWDSSYSEEKVDVESGCETGLRQRPRPRTIFQAGLTARSKPRNRESGLSKQEQNNLSSVWSRWYKGLVTPPATTSKENSDYEVTEGAVLELMEQDSKDSAQSSSTSTYTTDTASQPEYKDNKGFGIGELVWGKIKGFSWWPGMVVTWRATGKRQASHGMRWLQWFGDGKFSEVSADKLDSITAFPKFFNQSSYTKLASYRRAIFQALEVASIRAEKTFPPCESDSVEEQIKPMLDWAHGGFLPKGQEGLKPREDTAEYCVFPLASESSPQLDSGPPEFPPAAKRARLSICKAKPGTEDVYSREQMVNEVLKNHRSIEEFCLSCGKTRVATFHPLFEGGLCLTCKEVYLEISYMYDDDGYQSYCTVCCGGREVLLCGNANCCRCFCVDCLDILVGAGAANSARDLDPWRCNMCQPLQQYGVLKKRHNWSFKLQEFFVSDNGQEFESPKIYPAVPAEQRRPIRVLSLFDGIATGYLVLRDLGFKVDLYIASEVCEDSISVGVVRHEGKIQYMHDVRNITRKNIAEWGPFDLVIGGSPCNDLSIVNPARKEGTGRLFFEFYRLLSEAKPKEGEDRPFFWMFENVVAMSINDKRDISRFLECNPVMIDAIEVSAAHRARYFWGNLPGMKRRLCASGMDKLELQDCLEHGRVAKFGKVRTITTRSNSIKQGKDQHFPVMMNGKEDILWCTELERIFGFPIHYTDVSNMGRGARQKLLGRSWSVPVIRHLFAPLKDYFACE from the exons GCTGCTGTAAATGGTGATGCGGCTGTGGGAGAGGGAGTGTCGCAGAACGACAGCGGTCTGGAAATGACCAGTGAGAACAGCCCGCTGACCGCAGCAGAGCCACCTTCACCTTTTAGTCCCAAACTAAACGGAGGCGCGGCCTCACCCGCAG AGGAGAGTGTAAACAGCATGAGAAGAAAGAGATCTCGTAAGCGCTCAGAAACAGAGGAGGACAGTGCCTGGGACTCTTCATACAGTGAG GAAAAAGTTGATGTCGAGTCCGGTTGTGAGACAGGTTTGCGACAAAGGCCTCGTCCCAGGACCATCTTTCAGGCTGGACTGACAGCCCGCAGTAAACCCCGGAATAGAGAAAGTGGGCTGAGCAAACAAGAGCAAAACAACCTG TCTAGTGTCTGGTCTCGTTGGTATAAGGGTCTTGTCACTCCTCCAGCTACCACCTCTAAGGAAAATTCTGATTATGAG GTTACTGAAGGCGCCGTTCTTGAACTGATGGAGCAAGACTCTAAAGACTCTGCACAAAGCAGTTCCACCTCCACATACACCACCGACACAGCCAGCCAACCAGAGTACAAG GATAATAAAGGTTTTGGAATTGGAGAGTTAGTCTGGGgcaaaataaaaggtttttcCTGGTGGCCAGGTATGGTGGTGACCTGGAGAGCAACAGGGAAGAGACAAGCCTCACACGGCATGCGCTGGCTGCAGTGGTTTGGAGACGGAAAATTCTCAGAG GTGTCCGCCGACAAACTGGATTCCATCACAGCCTTCCCAAAGTTTTTCAACCAGTCATCTTACACCAAGCTGGCCTCCTATCGTAGAGCCATATTCCAGGCCCTGGAG GTTGCCAGTATACGTGCAGAGAAGACATTTCCTCCCTGCGAGTCAGACAGTGTTGAAGAACAGATAAAGCCCATGCTCGACTGGGCTCACGGCGGCTTTCTGCCCAAGGGTCAGGAGGGCCTGAAACCAAGAGAAGACACGG CTGAGTATTGTGTTTTTCCCCTGGCCTCAGAGAGCTCACCACAGCTGGACTCTGGCCCTCCAGAATTTCCCCCAGCTGCCAAAAGAGCTCGACTTAGCATCTGCAAGGCCAAACCTGGCACTGAGGACGTCTACAGCAGAG AACAAATGGTCAATGAAGTTTTGAAGAATCACAGAAGTATAGAAG AGTTTTGCCTTTCTTGTGGAAAAACGAGAGTGGCAACCTTCCATCCCCTGTTTGAAGGAGGCCTTTGCCTAACATGCAAG gaaGTTTATTTAGAGATCTCCTACATGTATGATGACGACGGCTACCAGTCGTATTGCACCGTGTGCTGTGGAGGAAGGGAGGTGCTGCTGTGTGGAAACGCTAACTGCTGCAG GTGTTTCTGTGTGGATTGTCTGGATATATTGGTGGGTGCGGGAGCAGCTAACAGCGCCCGTGATCTGGATCCGTGGCGCTGTAACATGTGTCAGCCATTGCAGCAGTACGGTGTGTTGAAGAAACGTCACAATTGGAGCTTTAAACTGCAGGAGTTCTTCGTCAGTGACAACGGACAGGAGTTT GAAAGTCCAAAGATTTACCCTGCGGTTCCGGCAGAGCAGAGACGTCCAATCAGAGTGCTTTCACTTTTTGATGGCATTGCCACAG GTTATTTGGTGCTTCGAGACCTGGGCTTTAAGGTTGACTTGTACATTGCATCAGAAGTATGCGAGGACTCCATTTCAGTGGGTGTCGTCCGGCATGAAGGAAAAATTCAGTATATGCACGACGTTCGCAACATTACCAGGAAAAAT ATCGCTGAGTGGGGGCCCTTTGACTTGGTGATTGGTGGAAGTCCCTGTAATGATCTTTCAATTGTCAACCCAGCCAGGAAAG AGGGAACCGGACGGCTGTTTTTTGAGTTTTACCGCCTCTTGAGTGAAGCTAAACCAAAGGAAGGGGAAGACCGTCCTTTTTTCTGGATGTTTGAGAACGTGGTCGCCATGAGCATCAACGATAAAAGAGACATCTCGCGATTCCTGGAG tGTAACCCTGTGATGATTGACGCCATCGAGGTGTCAGCTGCTCACAGGGCTCGGTACTTCTGGGGAAACCTACCGGGAATGAAGAG acgTCTATGTGCCTCTGGGATGGATAAATTAGAGCTTCAGGACTGTTTGGAACATGGCCGTGTGGCCAAG TTTGGCAAGGTACGCACCATCACAACCCGGTCCAACTCCATTAAGCAAGGCAAAGATCAACATTTCCCTGTCATGATGAACGGCAAAGAGGACATCCTGTGGTGCACAGAGCTGGAGAG GATTTTCGGCTTCCCCATCCACTACACGGATGTGTCCAACATGGGTCGCGGTGCCAGACAGAAGCTGCTGGGACGGTCTTGGAGTGTACCTGTGATCCGACACCTGTTTGCCCCACTCAAGGACTACTTTGCTTGTGAATAG
- the dnmt3bb.1 gene encoding DNA (cytosine-5)-methyltransferase 3B isoform X3 — protein MPTNKYTSAIMAESDKMTATAAVNGDAAVGEGVSQNDSGLEMTSENSPLTAAEPPSPFSPKLNGGAASPAEESVNSMRRKRSRKRSETEEDSAWDSSYSEEKVDVESGCETGLRQRPRPRTIFQAGLTARSKPRNRESGLSKQEQNNLSSVWSRWYKGLVTPPATTSKENSDYEVTEGAVLELMEQDSKDSAQSSSTSTYTTDTASQPEYKDNKGFGIGELVWGKIKGFSWWPGMVVTWRATGKRQASHGMRWLQWFGDGKFSEVSADKLDSITAFPKFFNQSSYTKLASYRRAIFQALEVASIRAEKTFPPCESDSVEEQIKPMLDWAHGGFLPKGQEGLKPREDTAEYCVFPLASESSPQLDSGPPEFPPAAKRARLSICKAKPGTEDVYSREQMVNEVLKNHRSIEEFCLSCGKTRVATFHPLFEGGLCLTCKEVYLEISYMYDDDGYQSYCTVCCGGREVLLCGNANCCRCFCVDCLDILVGAGAANSARDLDPWRCNMCQPLQQYGVLKKRHNWSFKLQEFFVSDNGQEFESPKIYPAVPAEQRRPIRVLSLFDGIATGYLVLRDLGFKVDLYIASEVCEDSISVGVVRHEGKIQYMHDVRNITRKNIAEWGPFDLVIGGSPCNDLSIVNPARKGLYEGTGRLFFEFYRLLSEAKPKEGEDRPFFWMFENVVAMSINDKRDISRFLECNPVMIDAIEVSAAHRARYFWGNLPGMKRRLCASGMDKLELQDCLEHGRVAKFGKVRTITTRSNSIKQGKDQHFPVMMNGKEDILWCTELERIFGFPIHYTDVSNMGRGARQKLLGRSWSVPVIRHLFAPLKDYFACE, from the exons GCTGCTGTAAATGGTGATGCGGCTGTGGGAGAGGGAGTGTCGCAGAACGACAGCGGTCTGGAAATGACCAGTGAGAACAGCCCGCTGACCGCAGCAGAGCCACCTTCACCTTTTAGTCCCAAACTAAACGGAGGCGCGGCCTCACCCGCAG AGGAGAGTGTAAACAGCATGAGAAGAAAGAGATCTCGTAAGCGCTCAGAAACAGAGGAGGACAGTGCCTGGGACTCTTCATACAGTGAG GAAAAAGTTGATGTCGAGTCCGGTTGTGAGACAGGTTTGCGACAAAGGCCTCGTCCCAGGACCATCTTTCAGGCTGGACTGACAGCCCGCAGTAAACCCCGGAATAGAGAAAGTGGGCTGAGCAAACAAGAGCAAAACAACCTG TCTAGTGTCTGGTCTCGTTGGTATAAGGGTCTTGTCACTCCTCCAGCTACCACCTCTAAGGAAAATTCTGATTATGAG GTTACTGAAGGCGCCGTTCTTGAACTGATGGAGCAAGACTCTAAAGACTCTGCACAAAGCAGTTCCACCTCCACATACACCACCGACACAGCCAGCCAACCAGAGTACAAG GATAATAAAGGTTTTGGAATTGGAGAGTTAGTCTGGGgcaaaataaaaggtttttcCTGGTGGCCAGGTATGGTGGTGACCTGGAGAGCAACAGGGAAGAGACAAGCCTCACACGGCATGCGCTGGCTGCAGTGGTTTGGAGACGGAAAATTCTCAGAG GTGTCCGCCGACAAACTGGATTCCATCACAGCCTTCCCAAAGTTTTTCAACCAGTCATCTTACACCAAGCTGGCCTCCTATCGTAGAGCCATATTCCAGGCCCTGGAG GTTGCCAGTATACGTGCAGAGAAGACATTTCCTCCCTGCGAGTCAGACAGTGTTGAAGAACAGATAAAGCCCATGCTCGACTGGGCTCACGGCGGCTTTCTGCCCAAGGGTCAGGAGGGCCTGAAACCAAGAGAAGACACGG CTGAGTATTGTGTTTTTCCCCTGGCCTCAGAGAGCTCACCACAGCTGGACTCTGGCCCTCCAGAATTTCCCCCAGCTGCCAAAAGAGCTCGACTTAGCATCTGCAAGGCCAAACCTGGCACTGAGGACGTCTACAGCAGAG AACAAATGGTCAATGAAGTTTTGAAGAATCACAGAAGTATAGAAG AGTTTTGCCTTTCTTGTGGAAAAACGAGAGTGGCAACCTTCCATCCCCTGTTTGAAGGAGGCCTTTGCCTAACATGCAAG gaaGTTTATTTAGAGATCTCCTACATGTATGATGACGACGGCTACCAGTCGTATTGCACCGTGTGCTGTGGAGGAAGGGAGGTGCTGCTGTGTGGAAACGCTAACTGCTGCAG GTGTTTCTGTGTGGATTGTCTGGATATATTGGTGGGTGCGGGAGCAGCTAACAGCGCCCGTGATCTGGATCCGTGGCGCTGTAACATGTGTCAGCCATTGCAGCAGTACGGTGTGTTGAAGAAACGTCACAATTGGAGCTTTAAACTGCAGGAGTTCTTCGTCAGTGACAACGGACAGGAGTTT GAAAGTCCAAAGATTTACCCTGCGGTTCCGGCAGAGCAGAGACGTCCAATCAGAGTGCTTTCACTTTTTGATGGCATTGCCACAG GTTATTTGGTGCTTCGAGACCTGGGCTTTAAGGTTGACTTGTACATTGCATCAGAAGTATGCGAGGACTCCATTTCAGTGGGTGTCGTCCGGCATGAAGGAAAAATTCAGTATATGCACGACGTTCGCAACATTACCAGGAAAAAT ATCGCTGAGTGGGGGCCCTTTGACTTGGTGATTGGTGGAAGTCCCTGTAATGATCTTTCAATTGTCAACCCAGCCAGGAAAGGTCTGTATG AGGGAACCGGACGGCTGTTTTTTGAGTTTTACCGCCTCTTGAGTGAAGCTAAACCAAAGGAAGGGGAAGACCGTCCTTTTTTCTGGATGTTTGAGAACGTGGTCGCCATGAGCATCAACGATAAAAGAGACATCTCGCGATTCCTGGAG tGTAACCCTGTGATGATTGACGCCATCGAGGTGTCAGCTGCTCACAGGGCTCGGTACTTCTGGGGAAACCTACCGGGAATGAAGAG acgTCTATGTGCCTCTGGGATGGATAAATTAGAGCTTCAGGACTGTTTGGAACATGGCCGTGTGGCCAAG TTTGGCAAGGTACGCACCATCACAACCCGGTCCAACTCCATTAAGCAAGGCAAAGATCAACATTTCCCTGTCATGATGAACGGCAAAGAGGACATCCTGTGGTGCACAGAGCTGGAGAG GATTTTCGGCTTCCCCATCCACTACACGGATGTGTCCAACATGGGTCGCGGTGCCAGACAGAAGCTGCTGGGACGGTCTTGGAGTGTACCTGTGATCCGACACCTGTTTGCCCCACTCAAGGACTACTTTGCTTGTGAATAG
- the dnmt3bb.1 gene encoding DNA (cytosine-5)-methyltransferase 3B isoform X1, producing MTGQRIKKAEKIVMPTNKYTSAIMAESDKMTATAAVNGDAAVGEGVSQNDSGLEMTSENSPLTAAEPPSPFSPKLNGGAASPAEESVNSMRRKRSRKRSETEEDSAWDSSYSEEKVDVESGCETGLRQRPRPRTIFQAGLTARSKPRNRESGLSKQEQNNLSSVWSRWYKGLVTPPATTSKENSDYEVTEGAVLELMEQDSKDSAQSSSTSTYTTDTASQPEYKDNKGFGIGELVWGKIKGFSWWPGMVVTWRATGKRQASHGMRWLQWFGDGKFSEVSADKLDSITAFPKFFNQSSYTKLASYRRAIFQALEVASIRAEKTFPPCESDSVEEQIKPMLDWAHGGFLPKGQEGLKPREDTAEYCVFPLASESSPQLDSGPPEFPPAAKRARLSICKAKPGTEDVYSREQMVNEVLKNHRSIEEFCLSCGKTRVATFHPLFEGGLCLTCKEVYLEISYMYDDDGYQSYCTVCCGGREVLLCGNANCCRCFCVDCLDILVGAGAANSARDLDPWRCNMCQPLQQYGVLKKRHNWSFKLQEFFVSDNGQEFESPKIYPAVPAEQRRPIRVLSLFDGIATGYLVLRDLGFKVDLYIASEVCEDSISVGVVRHEGKIQYMHDVRNITRKNIAEWGPFDLVIGGSPCNDLSIVNPARKGLYEGTGRLFFEFYRLLSEAKPKEGEDRPFFWMFENVVAMSINDKRDISRFLECNPVMIDAIEVSAAHRARYFWGNLPGMKRRLCASGMDKLELQDCLEHGRVAKFGKVRTITTRSNSIKQGKDQHFPVMMNGKEDILWCTELERIFGFPIHYTDVSNMGRGARQKLLGRSWSVPVIRHLFAPLKDYFACE from the exons GCTGCTGTAAATGGTGATGCGGCTGTGGGAGAGGGAGTGTCGCAGAACGACAGCGGTCTGGAAATGACCAGTGAGAACAGCCCGCTGACCGCAGCAGAGCCACCTTCACCTTTTAGTCCCAAACTAAACGGAGGCGCGGCCTCACCCGCAG AGGAGAGTGTAAACAGCATGAGAAGAAAGAGATCTCGTAAGCGCTCAGAAACAGAGGAGGACAGTGCCTGGGACTCTTCATACAGTGAG GAAAAAGTTGATGTCGAGTCCGGTTGTGAGACAGGTTTGCGACAAAGGCCTCGTCCCAGGACCATCTTTCAGGCTGGACTGACAGCCCGCAGTAAACCCCGGAATAGAGAAAGTGGGCTGAGCAAACAAGAGCAAAACAACCTG TCTAGTGTCTGGTCTCGTTGGTATAAGGGTCTTGTCACTCCTCCAGCTACCACCTCTAAGGAAAATTCTGATTATGAG GTTACTGAAGGCGCCGTTCTTGAACTGATGGAGCAAGACTCTAAAGACTCTGCACAAAGCAGTTCCACCTCCACATACACCACCGACACAGCCAGCCAACCAGAGTACAAG GATAATAAAGGTTTTGGAATTGGAGAGTTAGTCTGGGgcaaaataaaaggtttttcCTGGTGGCCAGGTATGGTGGTGACCTGGAGAGCAACAGGGAAGAGACAAGCCTCACACGGCATGCGCTGGCTGCAGTGGTTTGGAGACGGAAAATTCTCAGAG GTGTCCGCCGACAAACTGGATTCCATCACAGCCTTCCCAAAGTTTTTCAACCAGTCATCTTACACCAAGCTGGCCTCCTATCGTAGAGCCATATTCCAGGCCCTGGAG GTTGCCAGTATACGTGCAGAGAAGACATTTCCTCCCTGCGAGTCAGACAGTGTTGAAGAACAGATAAAGCCCATGCTCGACTGGGCTCACGGCGGCTTTCTGCCCAAGGGTCAGGAGGGCCTGAAACCAAGAGAAGACACGG CTGAGTATTGTGTTTTTCCCCTGGCCTCAGAGAGCTCACCACAGCTGGACTCTGGCCCTCCAGAATTTCCCCCAGCTGCCAAAAGAGCTCGACTTAGCATCTGCAAGGCCAAACCTGGCACTGAGGACGTCTACAGCAGAG AACAAATGGTCAATGAAGTTTTGAAGAATCACAGAAGTATAGAAG AGTTTTGCCTTTCTTGTGGAAAAACGAGAGTGGCAACCTTCCATCCCCTGTTTGAAGGAGGCCTTTGCCTAACATGCAAG gaaGTTTATTTAGAGATCTCCTACATGTATGATGACGACGGCTACCAGTCGTATTGCACCGTGTGCTGTGGAGGAAGGGAGGTGCTGCTGTGTGGAAACGCTAACTGCTGCAG GTGTTTCTGTGTGGATTGTCTGGATATATTGGTGGGTGCGGGAGCAGCTAACAGCGCCCGTGATCTGGATCCGTGGCGCTGTAACATGTGTCAGCCATTGCAGCAGTACGGTGTGTTGAAGAAACGTCACAATTGGAGCTTTAAACTGCAGGAGTTCTTCGTCAGTGACAACGGACAGGAGTTT GAAAGTCCAAAGATTTACCCTGCGGTTCCGGCAGAGCAGAGACGTCCAATCAGAGTGCTTTCACTTTTTGATGGCATTGCCACAG GTTATTTGGTGCTTCGAGACCTGGGCTTTAAGGTTGACTTGTACATTGCATCAGAAGTATGCGAGGACTCCATTTCAGTGGGTGTCGTCCGGCATGAAGGAAAAATTCAGTATATGCACGACGTTCGCAACATTACCAGGAAAAAT ATCGCTGAGTGGGGGCCCTTTGACTTGGTGATTGGTGGAAGTCCCTGTAATGATCTTTCAATTGTCAACCCAGCCAGGAAAGGTCTGTATG AGGGAACCGGACGGCTGTTTTTTGAGTTTTACCGCCTCTTGAGTGAAGCTAAACCAAAGGAAGGGGAAGACCGTCCTTTTTTCTGGATGTTTGAGAACGTGGTCGCCATGAGCATCAACGATAAAAGAGACATCTCGCGATTCCTGGAG tGTAACCCTGTGATGATTGACGCCATCGAGGTGTCAGCTGCTCACAGGGCTCGGTACTTCTGGGGAAACCTACCGGGAATGAAGAG acgTCTATGTGCCTCTGGGATGGATAAATTAGAGCTTCAGGACTGTTTGGAACATGGCCGTGTGGCCAAG TTTGGCAAGGTACGCACCATCACAACCCGGTCCAACTCCATTAAGCAAGGCAAAGATCAACATTTCCCTGTCATGATGAACGGCAAAGAGGACATCCTGTGGTGCACAGAGCTGGAGAG GATTTTCGGCTTCCCCATCCACTACACGGATGTGTCCAACATGGGTCGCGGTGCCAGACAGAAGCTGCTGGGACGGTCTTGGAGTGTACCTGTGATCCGACACCTGTTTGCCCCACTCAAGGACTACTTTGCTTGTGAATAG